The Desulfosporosinus acidiphilus SJ4 genome has a window encoding:
- a CDS encoding glycosyltransferase: MSEFWLRGNYKMRVLILSHMYPNSVSPLAGIFVRQQAVALAQLGVDVRVVAPVPWVPGLMSGRGKWGGYPDVPLKEAADGFPVFHPRVLEFPRSLFFEYYPQTFGQGIRNVFLEQIGHGIDVIHAHVAHPDGAAALKFGRKHHLPVVVTIHGQDFAYTLKRSRTCADSVRAALKGASQVILVSQKLKNQYGLETWADDLSKYNVIYNGVDLEDVVLSSGSEETPTADSDNKFGARKRLLSVGFLRPDKGHDVVLQALPALIREFPELEYRIVGDGSERQRLETLTTDLGLRDHVVFLGSLPHTEAMREMADCDVFILPSWKEAFGVVYLEAMAHGKPIIGTQGEGIAEILETTEVGKAVPPKDVQAVAAAVGELFRDPKRAKELGLRGRELVTREFTWYSNAQKTLEVYEKARDVCRESL; encoded by the coding sequence ATGAGCGAATTCTGGCTGCGAGGAAACTATAAAATGCGTGTGTTAATCTTATCTCACATGTACCCCAATTCCGTATCCCCGCTTGCTGGGATCTTCGTTCGCCAACAAGCCGTTGCCTTGGCTCAGTTAGGTGTGGACGTGAGAGTTGTGGCACCGGTGCCCTGGGTACCGGGATTGATGTCCGGACGGGGAAAATGGGGAGGATACCCTGATGTCCCTCTTAAGGAGGCTGCTGATGGATTTCCCGTATTTCATCCCAGAGTCTTGGAATTTCCGCGTTCTTTGTTTTTTGAGTATTATCCTCAAACCTTTGGACAGGGCATACGGAACGTTTTTCTTGAGCAAATCGGACACGGTATTGATGTAATTCACGCTCATGTGGCTCATCCCGACGGGGCTGCTGCCTTAAAATTCGGCCGGAAGCATCATCTTCCGGTAGTAGTCACTATCCACGGTCAAGATTTTGCTTATACTTTAAAGCGCAGCCGTACTTGTGCGGACAGTGTGCGAGCCGCCCTTAAGGGGGCTTCTCAGGTGATCTTAGTCAGTCAAAAGCTGAAAAATCAATATGGACTGGAAACCTGGGCAGATGACTTGTCGAAGTATAATGTCATCTACAATGGCGTTGATTTGGAAGATGTTGTTTTAAGCTCAGGGAGTGAAGAAACTCCCACTGCAGATTCCGATAATAAATTCGGAGCGCGAAAACGTCTTCTCAGCGTAGGGTTCCTGCGTCCCGATAAAGGGCATGATGTGGTTTTGCAGGCTTTGCCCGCGTTAATCCGAGAATTTCCGGAGTTAGAATACCGGATTGTGGGCGATGGGTCGGAGCGACAGCGGCTGGAAACTCTTACGACAGACTTAGGTCTTAGAGACCATGTGGTTTTCTTAGGAAGCCTGCCGCACACTGAGGCTATGCGCGAGATGGCTGACTGCGATGTCTTCATCCTGCCAAGTTGGAAGGAAGCTTTCGGGGTCGTTTACTTGGAAGCAATGGCTCATGGAAAGCCAATTATAGGTACACAAGGTGAGGGAATCGCGGAGATTTTAGAAACCACTGAAGTTGGCAAGGCTGTTCCCCCAAAGGATGTCCAAGCCGTCGCTGCTGCGGTGGGTGAACTTTTCCGGGACCCGAAGCGGGCGAAAGAACTTGGACTTAGGGGCAGAGAGCTGGTAACCCGGGAATTTACTTGGTACTCAAATGCTCAGAAAACTCTTGAAGTCTATGAGAAGGCTCGGGACGTATGCAGAGAATCGTTATAA
- a CDS encoding glycosyltransferase family 4 protein — MKACILTTAHSPFDERIFHKEARSLAEAGYEVVIIAPYANSLVKDGIRIQAVPPLSSRADRIWRLKAIYKAALEEKADIYHFHDPDLIPVGLRLSRKHKKPVLYDVHEYYGDSLLTRYWLPKPFRRIVAKTVDRVEKWAARSFAGIITVNSHMAGLFQRENPEGEILHNYPLKRQFEFYRPEGIKPPVILYLGGINRERGLEIILRAMPLVREKHPEAVCELVGPAETEDLGPDFFQLNPWLERGKVHLRGKVPYEQVPGILAQSSIALVPLLPTLNYRKAIPVKLLEYMAAGLPVVGSRFGYIEEIIEKNQCGLLCEPGDPESLAQAICTLIENPEKSLSYAQNGWDAFQREYTWEKEQGKLLKLYERILAARKL, encoded by the coding sequence TTGAAAGCCTGCATATTAACCACGGCTCATTCTCCTTTTGATGAGCGCATTTTTCATAAGGAAGCCCGAAGCCTGGCTGAAGCGGGTTACGAAGTGGTCATAATTGCCCCCTACGCTAATTCACTGGTTAAAGATGGAATCAGGATTCAGGCTGTACCGCCGCTGTCTTCCAGAGCCGATCGAATCTGGAGGTTAAAAGCCATTTACAAGGCTGCGCTTGAGGAAAAGGCGGACATCTATCACTTCCATGATCCGGATTTAATTCCTGTGGGTTTGCGGCTGAGCCGCAAACATAAGAAGCCTGTCCTTTACGATGTCCATGAATATTACGGTGACAGTCTTCTTACCCGTTACTGGCTGCCCAAGCCATTCCGCAGGATTGTGGCTAAAACCGTAGACCGGGTAGAAAAATGGGCAGCACGTTCTTTTGCCGGTATTATTACGGTGAACAGTCATATGGCAGGGCTTTTTCAGCGGGAAAACCCGGAAGGGGAGATTCTTCACAATTATCCCCTAAAACGACAATTTGAATTTTACAGGCCGGAAGGCATTAAACCCCCCGTTATTTTATACCTCGGAGGAATCAACCGTGAAAGAGGTTTAGAAATTATTTTGCGGGCGATGCCTTTGGTGCGGGAAAAACACCCTGAAGCTGTGTGTGAATTAGTAGGCCCGGCTGAGACTGAGGACCTGGGACCGGATTTTTTTCAGCTCAATCCTTGGTTAGAGCGAGGAAAAGTCCATCTGCGGGGTAAGGTGCCTTACGAACAAGTCCCGGGAATTTTGGCGCAGAGTTCTATTGCCTTGGTTCCTTTGCTGCCCACCTTAAATTATCGCAAGGCTATACCGGTCAAGCTCCTGGAATATATGGCTGCCGGCCTGCCGGTGGTAGGATCACGTTTCGGCTATATAGAAGAAATCATTGAGAAAAACCAGTGCGGTCTGCTCTGTGAACCCGGTGATCCGGAGAGCTTGGCCCAAGCTATATGTACCTTAATCGAGAATCCCGAAAAATCCTTAAGCTATGCTCAAAACGGTTGGGATGCCTTCCAACGTGAGTACACTTGGGAGAAAGAACAAGGCAAACTGCTCAAGCTCTATGAGCGAATTCTGGCTGCGAGGAAACTATAA